From Alteromonas australica, one genomic window encodes:
- a CDS encoding DP-EP family protein translates to MTTTPPNYNYDVTVDANGAFTITPIDGAPDSPITVSVPNTTITYTLTDNTASNMVFVSPEISDDPNGDLTWQVTNNGKSIVITDSDASKEDHICVKLVAAFVSPDPQIKNDPL, encoded by the coding sequence ATGACAACAACACCACCAAATTATAACTACGATGTCACCGTTGACGCAAATGGCGCCTTTACCATAACGCCAATAGATGGGGCGCCAGATTCGCCAATTACCGTATCCGTGCCCAATACCACCATTACGTATACGCTAACCGACAACACTGCGAGCAATATGGTGTTTGTTTCTCCCGAAATAAGTGACGACCCAAATGGCGATTTAACCTGGCAAGTTACAAACAACGGAAAAAGCATAGTAATTACTGATTCTGACGCTAGTAAAGAGGACCATATTTGCGTAAAACTGGTTGCGGCGTTTGTTAGCCCAGATCCACAAATTAAAAATGATCCCCTTTAA